The genomic window TGACCAGTACATCGACATGCTGGAAGGCGAAACCGGGCGTGATGAAGATGCGCGTATCGCCCGAAGCCTCACCGCTTCTCGCCCAAGATTCGAGCGTCCGCACCGTGGTCGTGCCAACGGCGACGACTCGGCCGCCGCGTGCCTTGCAGGCGGCAATGGCGCGCTGCGTGGCTTCGGGCACTTCGTAGCGCTCGGCGTGCATCGTGTGCTCTGCGATGTTCTCGGTCTTGACGGGCTGGAAGGTGCCGGCGCCGACGTGCAGCGTGACGCTCGCGCGCTCGATGCCGCGGGCCGCGAGTTCCGCGAGCAGGGCTTCGTCGAAGTGCAATGCGGCCGTCGGCGCAGCGACCGCGCCAGGCACGCGCGCGAACACGGTCTGGTAGCGGCTCTCGTCGTCGGCCGAATCGGTGTGGGTGATGTAAGGCGGCAAGGGCACGTGACCGCAACGGCTCATGAGCGCGTACGGGTCGTCGCCGGCGTCACTGTCGAAAGCGAAGCGGAACAGCGCGCCTCGTTCATCGGGCCAGCGTCCGAGCAGCGTCGCGTTGAAGCCGCCGACCATCTGCAGCGTGGTGCCGACCAGCGGCTTTTTGCTGACCTTCATGTGAGCCACGACTTCGTTGCCGGTGAGCACGCGCTCGACCAGAAGCTCGAGCTTGCCGCCGGTCGGTTTCTCGCCGAAGAGGCGGGCCTTGACGACGCGCGTGTCGTTGAAGACCAGCAGGTCGCCCGCGCGCAGCAGCGAAGGCAGGTCCTTGAAGATGCGATCGACCACCGTGCCTGCTGAGCCCGCTGTAGCCGCGGTGCTATCAAGCAGGCGGGACGACGTGCGTTCGAGGGCCGGGTGTTGTGCCACCAGTTCAGGGGGCAGATCGAAGTCGAAATCGGAGAGCGTGAAGTTGCGCATGCGCTTGAGGGCTGGACAGGCCCGTTCCAAGGTGGCGGCGAGTGTGCCGAGGAAAAATCAGGACGGATTGTCCCACCCCCGATTCAACGCCACCGGTTCCCAAACTCAAATCTTGTTCAGGCGGCAGAATCGATTGCATGATCTCTTCATCCGACTTCGCGGCGCCGGTTCGTTTCGGCACAGGTCCCGCCCATGTGCTGGTCACCGGCGGGACCGGGTTCATCGGTCGACTGCTGATCGAGGCGCTGCAGGCCGACGGGCACTCGGTCAGCGTCTGGACGCGCGATGCGACGGCGGCCACGCAGCTCTTCGGCACGGGCGTGCGCTGCGTCCGGCGACTCGAAGAAATCCCGCCCGTGCCGGCCGTCGATGTGATCGTCAACCTGGCGGGCGCGCCCGTCATCGGCCCGCGCTGGACCACACACCGTCGAGCCGAGTTGCTGGCCAGTCGTGAAGGGCTGACGCAAAAGCTGGTCGAGTGGATCGGCACGCGGGCGGTCAAGCCTTGGCTGATGCTGTCGGGATCGGCCATCGGCTACTACGGGGTGCAGTCACAAGACGACACTGCCGAGCTGACCGAGTCGAACCCGCCGCAAAACATCTTCATGTCGCTTTTGTGCCAGCGCTGGGAGGCCGCAGCGCACACGGCGGCACGCCATGGCGTGCGCGTGGCGTGTCTGCGGTTCGGTCTGGTCCTGGGTCATGGCGGGGCGCTGCCCAAACTGCTTGCGCCGATCCGGCTCGGCGCCGGTGGACGGTTGGGAACAGGGCGGCAATGCACGTCGTGGATTCACGTGCATGACATTGTTCGCGGCATGGCGCACGTGTGGCGCGTCGCGGCGCAGCCCGATGCCCCGCTGGCACCGCAGGCCTATAACTTCACTGCGCCGGGTCACCTCTCGCAGGAGGCGTTCGCGCGTACCGCGGCGCAGGTTCTGCATCGGCCCTGCTGGCTGCCGACCCCAGCCTGGCCGGTCCGGCTGGCGCTGGGCGAGCAGGCGGACGTGCTGCTCGAAGGACAGCGCGTGGTGCCGGCGAACCTCGAGAGAACCGGCTTCCGCTTTCGCTTCCCGGATGCGCTGAGCGCGTTGCAGGATCTTTGCTGACCGTGCCCAAGGCGTCGCTCCGGAAGAACAAGTCAGCGCCGGCGACGGCGGGTATGGCGGTCGCGACCCCCGCGGCTACAGCCGGACCACCCGCGCCACCTGGCGCCGGGCTCAGCCTCGTTCAGCGCGCACTGCGCAAGCTCGGCCTCGTGCGCGACATCGACTTCGCGCTCTACCTGCCGATGCGCTACGAAGACGAAACGCGCATCGTGCGGTTGGCCGACGCGCGCGAAGGTGACCTGGCGCAGGTCGAAGGCGTGGTGACCGAAAGCGAAGTCGCGTTTCGTCCGCGCCGCCAGCTTCTCGTGAACATCGACGACGGCAGCGACACCTGCCAGCTGCGCTTCTTCAACTTCTATCCATCACAGCAAAAGCAGCTCGAAGTCGGCGCGCGGGTGCGGGTGCGCGGCGAGGTGCGCGGCGGGTTTATCGGCCGCACGATGATGCATCCGACCGTCAAGGCGGCAGGCACTTCGTTGCCCGATGCGCTGACGCCGGTCTACTCGACCATCGCGGGGCTCGCGCAACCGGTGCTGCGGCGCGAGGTGAGATCGGGCCTCGCGCGTGCTGCGCTAGACGAGACCGTGCCGGAGTCCGTCGGGATTTCGATCGATGCGCAAGAGGTGTGGGACTTGCGCCGCGCGCTGTCGTTTCTGCACTACCCGACGCCCGACGTGGCGATGGCAACGTTGGAAGACCGAAGTCATCCTGCCTGGCAGCGCATCAAGGCCGAAGAGTTGTTGGCACAACAGCTGTCGCAGTTGCAGGCACGGCGCGAGCGCGCCGCGCAGCAGGCACCTCCGCTGCGGTCGATGACGTCCGCCACGTCGTTGCACGCGCAGTTGATGGCGGTGCTGCCGTTCGGCCTGACCGGCGCGCAGCAGCGAGTCGGCGAAGAGATCACGCGCGACCTGGAACGGTCGATTCCGATGCATCGGCTGCTGCAGGGCGACGTCGGCTCTGGCAAGACAGTGGTCGCTGCGCTGGCGGCCGCACGCTGTATCGACGCCGGCTTTCAATGTGCGCTGATGGCGCCGACCGAGATCCTGGCGTCGCAGCACTTCGGCAAGTTGGTGGGCTGGCTCGATCCCTTGCTCGCGGAGCGCGGCTTGCGTGTGGCGTGGCTGACCGGCAGCCAGAAGAAGAAGGAGCGCGACGTCATGTCGGCAGCGGTGGAGAGCGGCGAGGCGGCGCTGGTCATCGGTACGCACGCCGTCATCTCGGAGAAGGTGCGCTTCAGGCGACTGGCGCTGGCCATCATCGACGAGCAGCATCGCTTCGGCGTGGCGCAACGGCTGGCGCTGCGCGGCAAGGCCGTCGGGCACCTCGAGCCCCACTTGCTGATGATGAGCGCCACGCCGATTCCGCGCACGCTGGCGATGAGTTACTTTGCCGATCTCGATGTGTCCACGCTCGATGAGCTGCCGCCCGGCCGCACGCCCATCGTCACCAAGCTGGTGGCGGACCACCGCCGCGACGAAGTCGTCGCGCGCATTCAGGCGCAGCTTTCGCAAGGGCGGCAGGTCTACTGGGTCTGTCCGTTGATCGAAGAAAGCGAAGCGGTCGATTTGCGCAATGCGACAGAAACGCGCGACGAGTTGGCAGACGTGCTGGGTCAGCCGGTCCATGTCGGTCTGCTGCATTCGCGCATGTCGACGCCAGACAAGCAGGCGGTGATGGCTGCCTTCACCGCCAATCAGATCCAGGTGCTCGTCAGTACGACGGTGATCGAAGTCGGCGTCGATGTGCCGAATGCGTCGCTGATGGTGATCGAGCACGCGGAGCGCTTTGGGCTGTCGCAGTTGCACCAGTTGCGCGGGCGGGTTGGTCGCGGCGCAGCGGCATCGGCCTGCGTTTTGCTCTACGCGCCGAACGAAGCCGGCCGCGTCGGCGAGGCGGCGCGCGCGCGCTTGAAGGCAATGGCGGAAACCGGCGACGGCTTCGAGATCGCACGTCGCGACCTCGAGATTCGCGGACCCGGCGAGTTTCTCGGGGCGAAGCAATCCGGCGCGCCCCTGCTTCGCTTTGCCGATCTCGAAACAGACGCGTTGCTGCTCGATTGGGCGCGAGATCTCGCTCCTCGTATGCTGGATCAATACCCTGAGCTAGCGCAGAAGCACGTGGACCGCTGGCTCGGCACCAAAGCCGAATATCTCAAAGCATGAGCTCGCTAGCCTACGGGGCGACTGCGCATAATTGTCGGAAGCTATGACCCTTACCGAACTCAAATACATCGTCGCAGTGGCGCGCGAACGCCACTTCGGCAAGGCCGCCGAATCCTGCTACGTCTCTCAGCCCACGCTGTCGGTCGCCATAAAGAAGCTTGAGGACGAACTCGAAGTGAAGCTGTTCGAGCGCAGCGCAGGCGAGGTCACGGTCACACCGCTGGGCGAGCAGATCGTGCAGCAGGCGCAGAGCGTGCTCGATCAGGCCGCCAGCATCAAGGAGATTGCCAAGCGAGGCAAAGACCCGCTGGCCGGCGCATTGAACCTCGGCGTGATCTACACGATCGGCCCTTACCTGTTGCCCGACCTGGTGCGCCAGGTGATCACCCGCACGCCGCAAATGCCGTTGATGCTGCAAGAAAACTTCACCGTGAAGCTGCTCGAAATGCTGCGCGCCGGCGAGATCGATTGCGCCATCATGGCCGAGCCTTTTCCGGACAACGGCCTGGCAATGGCCGCGCTGTACGACGAGCCCTTCATGGCCGCACTGCCGATCAACCACAAGCTAGCGGGGAAGGATTCGATCACTTCCGAAGAACTGCGCAACGAGACGATGCTGCTGCTCGGAACCGGCCATTGCTTTCGCGATCACGTGCTGGAAGTCTGCCCCGAGTTCGCGCGCTTTTCGAGCAATGCCGAAGGCATCCGCAAGAGCTTCGAAGGCTCGTCTCTGGAAACCATCAAGCACATGGTGGCTTCCGGCATGGGCGTCACGCTGGTGCCGCGGCTGTCGGTGCCAGCAGAGGCGCTCAAGCCCAGGGGCAAGGGCAAGAAAGACAACGAGCAGATGGTGCGCTACCTTCCGGTCGTCGATGGCGAAGGCCGCGAGCCGCCGACGCGCCGCGTGGTGCTGGCATGGCGCCGCAGCTTCACACGCTACGAGGCGATCGCCGCGCTGCGCAATGCGATCTATGCGTGCGAGCTTCCGGGTGTGAAGCGGCTGTCTTGAAGGCACAGACCATCGCTGCCATAGCGACGTGCTGTTGCGGTACCAGCGCTCCGCTCACAGAATCTTAATTTTGAACTTACATCGAAAAGAGATCACTTCGTCATGACCAAAGATCTGAAAAAAGCTAAATCGTCCAACCCCGTGGCTGCGTCCGGCAAGGTGCCCAAGAAGGGCGGAACGGTGGTGTCGACGGAGTCGGGCAGTCGCAACGCGCCGATCATCAACATCGGGATCGAACGGCAAGACCGCGCGGACATCGCCGAGGGTTTGAGCCGCGTGCTGGCAGACACCTATACGCTCTATCTCACGACGCACAATTTCCATTGGAACGTGACCGGCCCGCATTTCAACTCGCTGCACGCGATGTTCATGGGTCAGTACACCGAGCTTTGGAATTCGACTGACGTGATTGCAGAACGCATCCGCGCACTCGGCCACTACGCACCGGGCTCGTATGCCGAATTCAGCAAGATCGCTACCGTGCCCGATGTGCCGCAGCATCCGCCGAAGGCGATGGAGATGGTCCGCATTCTTGTCAAGGGCCACGAAACCGTCTCGCGCATTGCGCGCGAGTTCATTCCGGTGGCCGAAGAAGCCGGCGACGACCCGACCGCCGACATGCTGACCGCGCGCTGCACCGTGCACGACCAGACGGCGTGGATGCTGCGTTCGCTGCTTGAAGACTGAGGCGATGGCCTGTTCGAGAAACGCCGCGAAACCGGCTTTGCCGAGCCGCTGGCGTTGCCCCCTCGGGCGGGGAAGCGGCTATACGAAGTGAGCAAGCTAAGGGGGCGGCATGTCTACCTTGATCTGATTCGCTGGAATCGGCCCGCCGGTTGGTTGCTGCTGCTCTGGCCCACGCTGGGTGCGCTTTGGTTCGCCGCCGATGGTTGGCCGGAGTGGCACTTGTTGATCGTGTTCGTGCTCGGCACGTTTCTGATGCGCAGCGCGGGCTGCTGCATCAACGACGTGGCCGATCGCGATTTCGATCGCCATGTGAAGCGCACCGCACAGCGGCCGGTGACGAGCGGAGCGGTGTCGGTGAGAGAAGCATTGACGCTGGGGGCAGTGCTGGCGTTGCTTGCTTTTGCTCTGGTGCTCACAACCAACTGGCTGACCGTCCTCTGGTCATTCGCGGCGCTCGCCATCACGCTCGCGTATCCCTTTGCCAAGCGCTTCGTCTCGATCCCGCAGGCGGTTCTCGGCATAGCTTTCAGCTTCGGCATCCCGATGGCGTTCGCGGCGGTGCAGTCGGTAGTGCCGGCCTTCGTCGTGCTGCTGCTCGTGGGCAATCTGTTCTGGGTGCTGGCCTACGACACCGAATACGCGATGGTCGACCGCGACGACGACTTGAAGATCGGCATGAAGACCTCTGCCATCACCTTTGGGCGCTTCGATGTTGCTGCGGTCGTGGCGAGCTATGCGGCCTTTCTGTTGCTGTGGACCATTGCGGGTGCGAGCCGCGGTCTGGGCCTGGTCTTCTTCATCGCTATTGTCCTGGCTGCCGCGCAAGCCGCCTGGCACTGGCGCCTGGTTCGCACGCGCACGCGCGACGGCTGCTTCAAGGCATTTCGCCTGAACCATTGGCTCGGCTTCACTGTGTTCGCGGGGGTCGTTGCCGGCTATGCGCTGCGCTGAGCGCGCTTCGCTCGAAAGGCTGGCTTTGGCCGGCAATCAACCTTTGCCGAATTCTTCACCCAACTCCGCCGCGCGTTTTTGCGCCGCAAGAATGGCGGTCTTGAACTGGGCTTTTACGTCAGCGGCTTCAAGAGACTTGATGGCAGCGTAGGTCGTTCCACCCTTCGACGTCACCCGCTGTCGCAACACCGACGGCGCCTCCGTTGCGCTCTTGGCCAACGCCGATGCGCCGGTGAAGGTGCCGATGGCCAGGCGCTGCGCCTGGTCGGCAGGCAATCCCATCTCGATGCCCGCCTCTGTCATTGCTTCGATGAAATAGAAGACGTAGGCCGGGCCCGAACCGGACATCGCCGTCACGGCGTCGAGATCGCTTTCAGCGTCGACCCAGAGCAGTTCGCCGGTCGGTGCCAGCAGCTGTGCGACGAGCGCTCGGTCTTCGCTGCTCGTTGCCGGTCGGGCGAAAAGGCCGGTCATGCCCTGGCCGACGAGCGCTGGCGTGTTGGGCATGGCACGCACGATGCGCTCGCTGCCCAGCCAGCGCGCGATGCTGTCCGAGGTAATGCCCGCCGCGACGCTGAGGTGAAGCGCATCGGGTGCGAAGGCGCGCACCGGTTTCGCCGCGTCCGCAAAGGTTTGTGGCTTGACGGCCCACACGACGACGGCGCAGCGCGCGAGCGCAGGGTTCGCTTCAGTCAGAGCTGCGATGCCAAACTCATTTGCAAGCCGCGTTCGGGCCTCGTCGAATGGCTCGACCACCTCGAAAGTGCCGGCCACCGTGCCTTGCCGAATCAAGCCACCGATGATGGCGCTCGCCATGTTGCCGCCACCGATGAAGGCGATCGGCGGGAGTGGTGTGGCGGCGTTGCGGGGCAGAAAGGTGACGGCGATGGTCATGTGGTCATGGGTCGGTCGATAAATTCGAATGCGGCGAATTGGGTAATTTGCAGCGGATTGAAATTGTCGTCGCTGACGACCACCAGCGTGCGGCGCCCGTTGGCCAGCGGCGGGCCCCAGCACATGCCCTCACTGTTGTCGAGGCGCGAAAGGCCTAGCGTCGCAAAGTCGGCGACGAGCGTCTTGTTCGCTGGGCGATGGTTGGATGGCGTCAAAGTATCGAGCGCCAGCACGTCGCTGGCGGTGCTCGTGTCGATCTCGTAGAGACGCAATGAATTGCCGACGCCGACCGCGTACGCCCGCTCCAGAACCAGCATGCGGTGTGCATCGATCATCAGCACCTCGCTGACGCCGTTGTCCGCGAAGCCACCTGGAAAGGTAGGGCGTTGCGGGATGGCGTCAGGGATGTAGGCGATCTGTCGCGTTGCGCGGCCCGAAGCGAGATCGATCTGCGTGAAGCGGCAGGGCCCACCGGGGGCTTCGAGTGTTGGCACGGGCCCGTCTTCTATCAGAGCGTTTTCCATCGCCAGCCAGGCGTGGCCGCCGTCCGGCGTCAGGGCAAGGCCTTCGAACCCGAGGTTGTCGCGTGGTCCGCGTCGCATGGAAGCATCGGCCTTGAACATCGAAGGCAACGTGAACTCGCGCAGGAAGCGGCCATCGCGTGTCGATTCATAAAGCGCCGGGCCGAAGCCGCGCGCCACGTCGCCTTCGCTCGACCAAAGAATCGTGCCTGTCGCAGGACGCAACCTGAGGGACTCCGGATCCGGAACGGGCGTGCCCTCGACGGCCTTGGCGCGCCCTGGCCACGGCCCGCTGCCCGGACGCTGCAGGAAAACGACGGAAACTGGTTCGGGCGGCGCGGTGGCTGGATCACGCCATCGCGCCGTATAGAACCGAACTGGCGCGAGATCCGATCGGTCATCACTCAACAGCAGATACTCACTGTTCGCGGCGTCGAAGTCGATTCCTGAGAGGCCGCCCGTGGGCGTTTCCGCTATTTGGATCCGGTGCGGCCAACGGGCTTCAGCGATCAGGCGCAAGCGGACGGGTGAAAGCGGACCGGCGGTCCACTGGCCGCTCGACGAACCGTTACAGCCAGTCAACCCGAAGACGATTGGGTTTGCCGAGAGCAGCATGGCAAGCAGGCGGCGACGCGTCATCGCCGTCGAGATGGCTTGGTGCGGGTCGTTGTGTTGCTTGGGATGCACAGACTCCAGTCTAGTTTCTGGCTTCCACCGGCCCAGCGCAGTTGACGCACCGTCGAACGCATGGCACAATCGCGGGCTTCGCTCTAAACGAGTGAAGCTTCTGCCCAGCGGAAGTGCCCCGAGTGGTTCGGGGTGCGGACGACGGGCCCAAGACTGACTGCAGTGAACCCGCCTTCGGGTTCGCATCGGTACAAGTTGGGAACTATTCGAAATGATCCAAGCTGAATCCAGGCTCGAAGTAGCCGACAACACAGGGGCGAAATCCGTCCTGTGTATCAAGGTGCTGGGTGGCTCCAAGCGACGTTACGCCAGTGTGGGCGACGTTATCAAGGTCAGCATCAAGGAAGCCGCTCCGCGTGGTCGCGTCAAAAAAGGCGAGATCTACAGCGCGGTCGTGGTTCGCACTGCCAAGGGCATCCGGCGCGCCGATGGTTCCCTCGTCAAATTCGACAGCAACGCAGCCGTGTTGCTCAACGCAAAGCTGGAGCCGATCGGCACCCGCATCTTCGGACCGGTGACGCGCGAGTTGCGCACCGAAAAGTTCATGAAGATCGTGTCGCTGGCTCCTGAAGTTCTGTAAGGACAACAACGCCATGAACAAGATTCGCAAAGGCGACCAGGTTATCGTGTTGGCCGGTCGTGACAAGGGTAAGCGCGGTGTCGTTTCGTTGCGCAAGGACGACTCGCATCTGATCGTCGACGGCATCAACACCGTCAAGAAGCACACCAAACCGAACCCGCTCAAGGGTACGACCGGTGGCATCGTCGAAAAGACTATGCCTATCCACCAATCCAACGTGGCGATCTTCAATGCCGCGACCGGCAAGGCCGATCGTGTGGGCATCAAGATCGCGGACGGCAAGCGCTTTCGCGTCTTCAAGTCCAGCGGCGACGAAATCAAGATCGCCTAAGGGGTACTCACATGGCACGTCTCCAAAAACACTTCCGCGAAAAAGTCTCCAAAGACTTGATCGAAAAGTTCGGCTACAAGTCGCCGATGCAGGTCCCGCGCATCACCAAGATCACGCTCAACATGGGCGTGGGTGAAGCGGTTGCCGACAAGAAGGTTCTCGACAATGCTGTCGCTGACCTGACGAAGATCGCCGGCCAAAAGCCAGTCGTCACCAAGTCGAAGAAGGCCATTGCCGGATTCAAGATTCGGGAAATGCAGCCGATCGGTTGCATGGTCACGCTGCGCGGTGTGCAGATGTATGAGTTCCTGGACCGTTTCGTGACCGTGGCGCTGCCGCGTGTCCGCGACTTCCGCGGCATTTCCGGCCGTGCTTTCGACGGTCGTGGCAACTACAACATCGGCGTCAAAGAGCAGATCATTTTTCCTGAGATCGAATACGACAAGGTCGATGCCTTGCGCGGTCTCAACATCAGCATCACGACAACGGCCAAGACCGACGAAGAAGCCAAGGCGCTTCTCGCTGGTTTCCGTTTCCCGTTCAAGAACTGAGGCGAACCGTGGCTAAACAATCTTTGATCCAGCGCGAACTCAAGCGCGACAACTTGGTCGCCAAGTACGCCGCGAAGCACGCGGAATTCAAGGCAATCGCAAACGATGCCAAGAAGAGCGACGAAGAGCGCGCCGCAGCCCGTCTGGGTCTGCAGAAGCTCCCGCGCAATGCGAACCCGACGC from Variovorax sp. PAMC28562 includes these protein-coding regions:
- the queA gene encoding tRNA preQ1(34) S-adenosylmethionine ribosyltransferase-isomerase QueA, translated to MRNFTLSDFDFDLPPELVAQHPALERTSSRLLDSTAATAGSAGTVVDRIFKDLPSLLRAGDLLVFNDTRVVKARLFGEKPTGGKLELLVERVLTGNEVVAHMKVSKKPLVGTTLQMVGGFNATLLGRWPDERGALFRFAFDSDAGDDPYALMSRCGHVPLPPYITHTDSADDESRYQTVFARVPGAVAAPTAALHFDEALLAELAARGIERASVTLHVGAGTFQPVKTENIAEHTMHAERYEVPEATQRAIAACKARGGRVVAVGTTTVRTLESWARSGEASGDTRIFITPGFAFQHVDVLVTNFHLPKSTLMMLVSAFAGYEHVMALYAHAIARRYRFFSYGDAMLLARAPS
- a CDS encoding TIGR01777 family oxidoreductase, with the translated sequence MISSSDFAAPVRFGTGPAHVLVTGGTGFIGRLLIEALQADGHSVSVWTRDATAATQLFGTGVRCVRRLEEIPPVPAVDVIVNLAGAPVIGPRWTTHRRAELLASREGLTQKLVEWIGTRAVKPWLMLSGSAIGYYGVQSQDDTAELTESNPPQNIFMSLLCQRWEAAAHTAARHGVRVACLRFGLVLGHGGALPKLLAPIRLGAGGRLGTGRQCTSWIHVHDIVRGMAHVWRVAAQPDAPLAPQAYNFTAPGHLSQEAFARTAAQVLHRPCWLPTPAWPVRLALGEQADVLLEGQRVVPANLERTGFRFRFPDALSALQDLC
- the recG gene encoding ATP-dependent DNA helicase RecG — protein: MAVATPAATAGPPAPPGAGLSLVQRALRKLGLVRDIDFALYLPMRYEDETRIVRLADAREGDLAQVEGVVTESEVAFRPRRQLLVNIDDGSDTCQLRFFNFYPSQQKQLEVGARVRVRGEVRGGFIGRTMMHPTVKAAGTSLPDALTPVYSTIAGLAQPVLRREVRSGLARAALDETVPESVGISIDAQEVWDLRRALSFLHYPTPDVAMATLEDRSHPAWQRIKAEELLAQQLSQLQARRERAAQQAPPLRSMTSATSLHAQLMAVLPFGLTGAQQRVGEEITRDLERSIPMHRLLQGDVGSGKTVVAALAAARCIDAGFQCALMAPTEILASQHFGKLVGWLDPLLAERGLRVAWLTGSQKKKERDVMSAAVESGEAALVIGTHAVISEKVRFRRLALAIIDEQHRFGVAQRLALRGKAVGHLEPHLLMMSATPIPRTLAMSYFADLDVSTLDELPPGRTPIVTKLVADHRRDEVVARIQAQLSQGRQVYWVCPLIEESEAVDLRNATETRDELADVLGQPVHVGLLHSRMSTPDKQAVMAAFTANQIQVLVSTTVIEVGVDVPNASLMVIEHAERFGLSQLHQLRGRVGRGAAASACVLLYAPNEAGRVGEAARARLKAMAETGDGFEIARRDLEIRGPGEFLGAKQSGAPLLRFADLETDALLLDWARDLAPRMLDQYPELAQKHVDRWLGTKAEYLKA
- a CDS encoding LysR substrate-binding domain-containing protein, which gives rise to MTLTELKYIVAVARERHFGKAAESCYVSQPTLSVAIKKLEDELEVKLFERSAGEVTVTPLGEQIVQQAQSVLDQAASIKEIAKRGKDPLAGALNLGVIYTIGPYLLPDLVRQVITRTPQMPLMLQENFTVKLLEMLRAGEIDCAIMAEPFPDNGLAMAALYDEPFMAALPINHKLAGKDSITSEELRNETMLLLGTGHCFRDHVLEVCPEFARFSSNAEGIRKSFEGSSLETIKHMVASGMGVTLVPRLSVPAEALKPRGKGKKDNEQMVRYLPVVDGEGREPPTRRVVLAWRRSFTRYEAIAALRNAIYACELPGVKRLS
- a CDS encoding DNA starvation/stationary phase protection protein, whose translation is MTKDLKKAKSSNPVAASGKVPKKGGTVVSTESGSRNAPIINIGIERQDRADIAEGLSRVLADTYTLYLTTHNFHWNVTGPHFNSLHAMFMGQYTELWNSTDVIAERIRALGHYAPGSYAEFSKIATVPDVPQHPPKAMEMVRILVKGHETVSRIAREFIPVAEEAGDDPTADMLTARCTVHDQTAWMLRSLLED
- the ubiA gene encoding 4-hydroxybenzoate octaprenyltransferase translates to MSKLRGRHVYLDLIRWNRPAGWLLLLWPTLGALWFAADGWPEWHLLIVFVLGTFLMRSAGCCINDVADRDFDRHVKRTAQRPVTSGAVSVREALTLGAVLALLAFALVLTTNWLTVLWSFAALAITLAYPFAKRFVSIPQAVLGIAFSFGIPMAFAAVQSVVPAFVVLLLVGNLFWVLAYDTEYAMVDRDDDLKIGMKTSAITFGRFDVAAVVASYAAFLLLWTIAGASRGLGLVFFIAIVLAAAQAAWHWRLVRTRTRDGCFKAFRLNHWLGFTVFAGVVAGYALR
- the proC gene encoding pyrroline-5-carboxylate reductase → MTIAVTFLPRNAATPLPPIAFIGGGNMASAIIGGLIRQGTVAGTFEVVEPFDEARTRLANEFGIAALTEANPALARCAVVVWAVKPQTFADAAKPVRAFAPDALHLSVAAGITSDSIARWLGSERIVRAMPNTPALVGQGMTGLFARPATSSEDRALVAQLLAPTGELLWVDAESDLDAVTAMSGSGPAYVFYFIEAMTEAGIEMGLPADQAQRLAIGTFTGASALAKSATEAPSVLRQRVTSKGGTTYAAIKSLEAADVKAQFKTAILAAQKRAAELGEEFGKG
- a CDS encoding esterase-like activity of phytase family protein, which produces MCHAFDGASTALGRWKPETRLESVHPKQHNDPHQAISTAMTRRRLLAMLLSANPIVFGLTGCNGSSSGQWTAGPLSPVRLRLIAEARWPHRIQIAETPTGGLSGIDFDAANSEYLLLSDDRSDLAPVRFYTARWRDPATAPPEPVSVVFLQRPGSGPWPGRAKAVEGTPVPDPESLRLRPATGTILWSSEGDVARGFGPALYESTRDGRFLREFTLPSMFKADASMRRGPRDNLGFEGLALTPDGGHAWLAMENALIEDGPVPTLEAPGGPCRFTQIDLASGRATRQIAYIPDAIPQRPTFPGGFADNGVSEVLMIDAHRMLVLERAYAVGVGNSLRLYEIDTSTASDVLALDTLTPSNHRPANKTLVADFATLGLSRLDNSEGMCWGPPLANGRRTLVVVSDDNFNPLQITQFAAFEFIDRPMTT
- the rplN gene encoding 50S ribosomal protein L14, whose amino-acid sequence is MIQAESRLEVADNTGAKSVLCIKVLGGSKRRYASVGDVIKVSIKEAAPRGRVKKGEIYSAVVVRTAKGIRRADGSLVKFDSNAAVLLNAKLEPIGTRIFGPVTRELRTEKFMKIVSLAPEVL
- the rplX gene encoding 50S ribosomal protein L24; its protein translation is MNKIRKGDQVIVLAGRDKGKRGVVSLRKDDSHLIVDGINTVKKHTKPNPLKGTTGGIVEKTMPIHQSNVAIFNAATGKADRVGIKIADGKRFRVFKSSGDEIKIA
- the rplE gene encoding 50S ribosomal protein L5, producing the protein MARLQKHFREKVSKDLIEKFGYKSPMQVPRITKITLNMGVGEAVADKKVLDNAVADLTKIAGQKPVVTKSKKAIAGFKIREMQPIGCMVTLRGVQMYEFLDRFVTVALPRVRDFRGISGRAFDGRGNYNIGVKEQIIFPEIEYDKVDALRGLNISITTTAKTDEEAKALLAGFRFPFKN
- the rpsN gene encoding 30S ribosomal protein S14; this translates as MAKQSLIQRELKRDNLVAKYAAKHAEFKAIANDAKKSDEERAAARLGLQKLPRNANPTRQRNRCAITGRPRGTFRQFGLARAKIRELAFAGDIPGVTKASW